A region from the Sandaracinus amylolyticus genome encodes:
- a CDS encoding CPBP family intramembrane glutamic endopeptidase — MSTTFYFGVAFALTWLSLLPPSLAALGVLSGAPETYMAAAPLAVFSPAIAAILAARREGGWASVHTMLRGLGAWRVGPTWLVLALMLPGLLYVAGRAVYALVPGSDGGPWVYLPERPEHFGAILFVPLCEEIGWRGYALPRLIARHGARRATAILGVLWGVWHLPMFVSVGMTTTQVLAGVVLIVVGNVAYTWFFRRTGGSLLVAVLLHLGSHLDNPSHALPADSTPLFILTAAWTVLAIALLALDRRAFEGTTVALA; from the coding sequence ATGTCCACGACCTTCTACTTCGGCGTCGCGTTCGCGCTCACGTGGCTCTCGCTCCTGCCGCCCTCGCTCGCGGCGCTCGGCGTGTTGTCCGGCGCGCCGGAGACGTACATGGCGGCCGCGCCGCTCGCGGTGTTCTCGCCCGCGATCGCGGCGATCCTCGCGGCGCGTCGCGAAGGTGGATGGGCGTCGGTGCACACGATGCTGCGCGGGCTCGGCGCGTGGCGCGTCGGCCCGACGTGGCTCGTGCTCGCGCTCATGCTCCCCGGGCTGCTCTACGTCGCCGGGCGCGCGGTCTACGCGCTCGTGCCGGGGTCCGACGGAGGGCCGTGGGTCTACCTGCCCGAGCGACCCGAGCACTTCGGCGCGATCCTGTTCGTGCCGCTCTGCGAGGAGATCGGCTGGCGCGGCTACGCGCTCCCGCGTCTGATCGCGCGCCACGGGGCACGGCGCGCGACGGCGATCCTCGGCGTGCTCTGGGGCGTGTGGCACTTGCCGATGTTCGTCAGCGTCGGGATGACGACGACGCAGGTGCTCGCCGGCGTCGTGCTCATCGTCGTCGGCAACGTCGCGTACACGTGGTTCTTCCGTCGCACCGGCGGGAGCCTGCTGGTCGCGGTGCTGCTCCATCTCGGCTCGCACCTCGACAACCCGAGTCACGCGCTGCCCGCGGACTCGACGCCGCTCTTCATCCTGACCGCGGCGTGGACCGTTCTCGCGATCGCGCTCCTCGCGCTCGACCGCCGCGCGTTCGAGGGCACGACCGTCGCGCTCGCGTGA
- a CDS encoding DNA polymerase II, whose amino-acid sequence MSDVRELDAFLLSREWRDGPGGVEITLWAVSSEHGAIKATLRDQEAVLFVPRDVATEAGRRDPRPLRTREGLDVDAVYFRSQRALIAERERLRNRLQVALESDVKPSDRFLMERFVTSGITLRGPARAKDGVLHVRDPQVRAADVTPRLRALSLDIETDGWDGPVLSIALAAEGLERVLIRRARETDRDHDAITFHDDERALLEAAFGVIRRADPDLIVGWNVVEFDLRALQARCATLRIPFAIGRAGERARVLEGATASQVSIARVPGRVVLDGIATLKNATWSFERYTLDHVARALVGRGKRIDAGGDALAEIRRMHAEDPDALAAYNLEDARLVLDVFRAADLVGFAVERARLTGLPLDRQGGAVAAFDHLYLPRLHRRGYVAPDVGVEVDAIPSPGGHVLESVPGLYRNVLSFDFRSLYPSIIRTFHVDPLGLWAPGDDPIPGFEGASFPREGAILPDIVAHLAEARGRAQAAQNEALSRAIKILMNSFYGVLGTPGCRFFDPRLASSITRRGHEIIDRSRAFFEERGHAVIYGDTDSLFVRLPESLAEAECRAEGSRLAREITAYWRDALAREMRVESFLEMRFESHYLRFLMPTMRHSDRGSKKRYAGLVRRGDGAVELVIRGLEAIRSDWTPLAREVQRELLRRVFVDEPWEDWLRGVRADLVGGKLDHELVYRRRLRREIEDYGGSPPHVRAARLLDDDLDGDEIEYVITTRGPEPASRRTSPIDHAHYVDKQLAPAADVVLPLLGTSFDRVAGAQLRLF is encoded by the coding sequence GTGTCGGATGTTCGCGAGCTCGATGCGTTCCTCCTCTCGCGCGAGTGGCGGGACGGGCCGGGCGGCGTCGAGATCACGCTCTGGGCCGTCTCGTCCGAGCACGGCGCGATCAAGGCGACGCTGCGCGATCAGGAGGCCGTGCTCTTCGTGCCGCGCGACGTCGCGACCGAAGCGGGGCGGCGCGATCCGCGCCCGCTGCGGACGCGCGAGGGGCTCGACGTCGACGCGGTCTACTTCCGATCCCAGCGCGCGCTGATCGCGGAGCGCGAGCGGCTCCGCAATCGTCTGCAGGTCGCGCTCGAGTCCGACGTGAAGCCCTCCGATCGCTTCTTGATGGAGCGCTTCGTCACGAGCGGGATCACGCTGCGCGGTCCTGCGCGCGCCAAGGACGGCGTGCTGCACGTGCGCGATCCCCAGGTGCGCGCCGCCGACGTGACCCCTCGGCTGCGAGCGCTCTCGCTCGACATCGAGACCGACGGGTGGGACGGCCCCGTGCTCTCCATCGCGCTCGCGGCCGAGGGCCTCGAGCGCGTGCTCATCCGGCGTGCGCGAGAGACCGATCGCGATCACGACGCGATCACGTTCCACGACGACGAGCGCGCGCTGCTCGAAGCCGCGTTCGGCGTGATCCGTCGCGCCGATCCCGATCTGATCGTCGGATGGAACGTCGTCGAATTCGATCTGCGCGCGCTCCAGGCGCGCTGCGCGACGCTGCGCATCCCGTTCGCGATCGGGCGCGCAGGCGAGCGCGCGCGCGTGCTCGAGGGCGCGACCGCGAGCCAGGTGTCGATCGCGCGTGTTCCGGGGCGCGTGGTGCTCGACGGCATCGCGACGCTGAAGAACGCGACGTGGTCGTTCGAGCGCTACACGCTCGATCACGTCGCGCGCGCGCTCGTCGGGCGCGGCAAGCGCATCGACGCGGGCGGCGACGCGCTCGCGGAGATCCGCCGCATGCACGCGGAGGATCCCGATGCGCTCGCGGCTTACAACCTCGAGGACGCGCGGCTCGTGCTCGACGTGTTCCGCGCGGCCGATCTCGTCGGGTTCGCGGTCGAGCGCGCGCGCCTGACCGGGCTGCCCCTCGATCGCCAGGGCGGCGCGGTCGCGGCGTTCGATCACCTCTACCTGCCGCGCCTGCATCGCCGCGGGTACGTCGCGCCCGACGTGGGCGTGGAGGTCGATGCGATCCCCTCGCCCGGCGGGCACGTGCTCGAGAGCGTGCCGGGGCTCTACCGCAACGTGCTCTCGTTCGACTTCCGCTCGCTGTACCCGAGCATCATCCGCACGTTCCACGTCGATCCGCTCGGGCTCTGGGCGCCGGGCGACGATCCGATCCCGGGCTTCGAGGGCGCGTCGTTCCCGCGCGAAGGCGCGATCCTGCCCGACATCGTCGCGCACCTCGCCGAGGCGCGCGGGCGCGCGCAGGCCGCGCAGAACGAGGCGCTCTCGCGCGCGATCAAGATCCTGATGAACTCGTTCTACGGCGTGCTCGGGACGCCGGGGTGCCGCTTCTTCGATCCGCGCCTCGCGTCGTCGATCACCCGGCGCGGTCACGAGATCATCGATCGCAGCCGCGCGTTCTTCGAGGAGCGCGGTCACGCGGTGATCTACGGCGACACCGACTCGCTCTTCGTGCGCCTGCCCGAGTCGCTCGCCGAGGCCGAGTGCCGCGCGGAAGGCTCGCGCCTCGCGCGCGAGATCACGGCGTACTGGCGCGACGCGCTGGCGCGCGAGATGCGCGTCGAGAGCTTCCTCGAGATGCGCTTCGAGTCGCACTACCTGCGCTTCCTGATGCCGACGATGCGCCACTCCGATCGCGGCTCGAAGAAGCGGTACGCGGGGCTCGTGCGCCGCGGCGACGGCGCGGTGGAGCTGGTGATCCGAGGGCTCGAGGCGATCCGGAGCGACTGGACGCCGCTCGCGCGCGAGGTGCAGCGCGAGCTGCTGCGCCGCGTGTTCGTCGACGAGCCGTGGGAGGACTGGCTGCGCGGCGTGCGCGCCGATCTCGTCGGCGGAAAGCTCGATCACGAGCTCGTCTATCGGCGCCGGCTGCGCCGCGAGATCGAGGACTACGGCGGCTCGCCGCCGCACGTGCGCGCCGCGCGTCTGCTCGACGACGATCTCGACGGCGACGAGATCGAGTACGTCATCACGACGCGCGGCCCCGAGCCCGCATCGCGCCGCACGTCGCCGATCGATCACGCGCACTACGTCGACAAGCAGCTCGCGCCCGCGGCCGACGTCGTGCTGCCGCTGCTCGGCACGTCGTTCGACCGGGTGGCGGGAGCGCAGCTGCGTTTGTTCTGA
- a CDS encoding DUF3109 family protein, with amino-acid sequence MRALSRPYPSRDHAPVLTHVDTAIFGARYFTRCLAHPTCRDWCCSHGVDVDEANVARLLEHADVIERFTGIDRARWFRDDVTHDAEFPSGAYRRTRVEDGACVFLDRTSRGCRIHAFCVAAGHDYHALKPIVSTLFPLTFDEGLLHASDEVHDHTLVCLDAPETRPPSPTLYRGVRDELRFYFGEALIAELDALEASHVPRTEPTRLRVLRG; translated from the coding sequence GTGCGCGCCCTCTCCCGCCCCTACCCTTCGCGCGATCACGCGCCCGTCCTCACCCACGTCGACACCGCGATCTTCGGCGCGCGCTACTTCACGCGCTGTCTCGCGCACCCGACCTGCCGCGACTGGTGTTGCTCGCACGGCGTCGACGTGGACGAGGCGAACGTCGCGCGCCTGCTCGAGCACGCCGACGTGATCGAGCGCTTCACCGGCATCGATCGCGCTCGCTGGTTCCGCGACGACGTCACGCACGACGCCGAGTTCCCGTCGGGCGCGTACCGCCGCACGCGCGTGGAGGACGGCGCGTGCGTGTTCCTCGATCGCACCTCGCGCGGCTGCCGCATCCACGCGTTCTGCGTCGCGGCCGGGCACGACTACCACGCGCTCAAGCCGATCGTGTCGACGCTCTTCCCGCTCACGTTCGACGAAGGGCTCCTCCACGCGAGCGACGAGGTGCACGACCACACGCTCGTCTGCCTCGACGCGCCCGAGACGCGCCCGCCGAGCCCCACGCTCTATCGCGGCGTGCGCGACGAGCTGCGCTTCTACTTCGGCGAGGCGCTGATCGCCGAGCTCGACGCGCTCGAGGCCTCGCACGTGCCGCGGACCGAGCCCACGCGGCTGCGCGTCCTGCGGGGCTGA
- a CDS encoding GNAT family N-acetyltransferase gives MSSTASDGYRAPRIADERDDPRLCALARSVVMRGDVSYVLERDPSFLAMTRAQGEGGRVVVIEHEESGEIVASAMSAPMDVYLDGRARRTLYTGDLKVHPAHRAKGVAERVAAASVAQFEREGHDLAWGVVLASNRAVERFFGRTTELVRLQPRSDVTMWNVFFGARRGRVEARRARPEDAAQMVELFHAVHRERQLAPALDRDDPLRALTRFPGMRIEDYYVRERAGRIVAFCGVWDAFAIKRARLLALSRGMQLVRVGYDTIARIARRPRLPRDGEHLRFLYATTWCAERAEDLRAVLATIHDAHAGREHVYFDIAFDVRDPMARALDGFWKTGVPFRLATLTWGTRSPPVLRDAPSYFDPAIV, from the coding sequence ATGTCGAGTACCGCCTCTGACGGATACCGCGCGCCGCGCATCGCCGACGAGCGCGACGACCCGCGGCTCTGCGCGCTCGCGCGCAGCGTCGTGATGCGCGGCGACGTCAGCTACGTCCTCGAGCGCGATCCCAGCTTCCTCGCGATGACGCGCGCGCAGGGCGAAGGCGGTCGCGTCGTGGTGATCGAGCACGAGGAGAGCGGCGAGATCGTCGCGTCGGCGATGAGCGCGCCGATGGACGTGTATCTCGACGGACGCGCGCGGCGGACGCTCTACACCGGCGATCTCAAGGTGCATCCCGCGCACCGCGCGAAGGGCGTCGCCGAGCGCGTCGCGGCGGCGAGCGTCGCGCAATTCGAGCGCGAGGGACACGACCTCGCGTGGGGCGTGGTGCTCGCGAGCAACCGCGCGGTCGAGCGCTTCTTCGGGCGCACGACCGAGCTCGTGCGGCTCCAGCCGCGCAGCGACGTGACGATGTGGAACGTGTTCTTCGGCGCGCGTCGAGGACGCGTCGAGGCGCGGCGCGCGAGGCCCGAGGACGCGGCGCAGATGGTCGAGCTCTTCCACGCGGTGCATCGCGAGAGGCAGCTCGCGCCCGCGCTCGATCGCGACGATCCGCTCCGCGCGCTCACGCGCTTTCCCGGCATGCGCATCGAGGACTACTACGTGCGCGAGCGCGCCGGGCGCATCGTCGCGTTCTGCGGCGTGTGGGACGCGTTCGCGATCAAGCGCGCGCGTCTCCTCGCCCTCTCGCGCGGGATGCAGCTGGTGCGCGTCGGATACGACACAATCGCGCGCATCGCGCGGCGGCCGCGGCTCCCGCGCGACGGAGAGCACCTGCGCTTCCTCTACGCGACGACGTGGTGCGCGGAGCGCGCGGAGGATCTACGCGCAGTGCTCGCGACGATCCACGACGCGCACGCGGGGCGCGAGCACGTGTACTTCGACATCGCGTTCGACGTGCGCGATCCGATGGCGCGCGCGCTCGACGGATTCTGGAAGACCGGCGTCCCGTTCCGGCTCGCGACGCTCACGTGGGGAACGCGCTCGCCGCCGGTGCTGCGCGACGCGCCGTCGTACTTCGATCCCGCGATCGTGTGA
- a CDS encoding Rieske 2Fe-2S domain-containing protein produces the protein MSELHVRTPLGALEEHWFLAASSRELDDAPLGRTVLGRSIVLFRDASGAAVALEDRCAHRHVSLSKGCVQRGTIACPYHGWRFDGRGACVHVPSALDGEKLPKAAVATFAVREQDESVWVWIGAGAPTREPPRWPHTEIAGCATHEAVTVIECALLPILDNFVDTAHTGIVHRGLFRGPPSKPVRARIEELRTGVRIETLGESDPDSVAGRLTGGERIEHFDEVILPYTVRVDYRWGASRHVLTTSICTPETETRTRVFTRVSVRFGRASAMLARALVPLTERVLAQDKDVLEDQAAQLAKHGATFRASTIADAPTLAVTRAFEAYCEHRMDARELRTRDVEYRL, from the coding sequence ATGAGCGAGCTGCACGTGCGCACGCCGCTGGGCGCGCTCGAGGAGCACTGGTTCCTCGCCGCGTCGAGCCGCGAGCTCGACGACGCGCCGCTCGGTCGGACCGTGCTCGGGCGATCGATCGTGCTCTTCCGCGATGCGTCGGGCGCGGCGGTCGCGCTCGAGGATCGCTGCGCGCACCGTCACGTCTCGCTCTCGAAGGGATGCGTGCAGCGCGGGACGATCGCGTGCCCGTACCACGGCTGGCGCTTCGACGGACGCGGCGCGTGCGTGCACGTGCCGAGCGCGCTCGACGGCGAGAAGCTGCCGAAGGCCGCGGTCGCGACGTTCGCGGTGCGCGAGCAGGACGAGAGCGTCTGGGTGTGGATCGGCGCGGGCGCACCGACGCGCGAGCCACCGCGCTGGCCGCACACCGAGATCGCAGGCTGCGCGACGCACGAAGCAGTCACCGTGATCGAGTGCGCGCTGCTGCCGATCCTCGACAACTTCGTCGACACCGCGCACACGGGGATCGTGCACCGCGGGCTCTTCCGCGGACCGCCGAGCAAGCCCGTGCGCGCGCGCATCGAGGAGCTGCGGACCGGCGTGCGCATCGAGACGCTCGGCGAGAGCGATCCCGACAGCGTCGCGGGGCGGCTCACCGGCGGCGAGCGCATCGAGCACTTCGACGAGGTGATCCTCCCGTACACGGTGCGCGTCGACTATCGGTGGGGGGCGTCGCGGCACGTGCTCACGACGTCGATCTGCACGCCCGAGACCGAGACCCGCACGCGCGTGTTCACGCGCGTGTCGGTGCGCTTCGGCCGCGCGTCCGCGATGCTCGCGCGCGCGCTCGTCCCGCTCACCGAGCGCGTGCTCGCGCAGGACAAGGACGTGCTCGAGGACCAGGCCGCGCAGCTCGCGAAGCACGGCGCGACGTTCCGCGCGTCGACGATCGCCGATGCGCCGACGCTCGCGGTGACGCGCGCGTTCGAGGCGTACTGCGAGCACCGCATGGACGCGCGCGAATTGCGGACCCGCGATGTCGAGTACCGCCTCTGA
- a CDS encoding multicopper oxidase family protein, with translation MRRSTSMLAIGVASLSTLACTNVSPPASATLDATRIPQFVQPLPIPAPMEPTGRDGDVVEYRIEARQFEQQILPPPLPTTTVWGYGREGDPSSFHSPSRTIEARSGEPVRVTWINALVDDDGDFLPHLLPVDATLHWADPGGHGHHVDADAVRYTGPVPTVTHVHGAHSFDHSDGHPEAWFLPDARDIPEGFRRRGPTYRTQGDAGEGAAVFEYPHDEPATTLWYHDHSLGMTRVNVYAGLAGMWILRDDVEDALGLPGPAPRIGDAEGTRYFEIPLVIQDRSFTNEGALAYPTSRTEFGDYDGPYAPDSDVPPIWNPEVFGDVMVVNGAAWPYLEVEPRLYRFRILNASDSRTLILHFSDDRARFVQIGGDGGLLSEAPVTHEELVVGPAERYDVLVDLSRFAEGDTITLLNRGPDEAWGGPHAMPPQDPADPTTTGRVMQLRVIARSDAGTEGAVPDTLPVSEVPTTALAPRDLVLIEEDVEGTDAPLHVMLGTLEEGALMWDAPATEVVQLGDTEVWRVANTTDDAHPIHLHLVQFRVLDRIPFDADAFSTAQERWLDGEGAQPVLEDFVTGAAIPALPQERGPKDTVMVWPGTITRFVATFDRAGEYVWHCHILEHEDNDMMRPLVITP, from the coding sequence ATGCGACGTTCCACCTCGATGCTCGCGATCGGCGTCGCGTCGCTCTCCACGCTCGCCTGCACGAACGTGTCGCCGCCGGCATCCGCGACGCTCGATGCCACGCGCATCCCGCAGTTCGTGCAGCCGCTGCCGATCCCCGCGCCGATGGAGCCGACGGGTCGCGATGGAGACGTGGTCGAGTACCGCATCGAGGCGCGCCAATTCGAGCAGCAGATCCTGCCGCCGCCGCTGCCGACGACGACGGTGTGGGGCTACGGGCGCGAGGGCGATCCGTCGTCGTTCCACTCGCCGTCGCGCACGATCGAGGCGCGCAGCGGCGAGCCGGTGCGCGTCACGTGGATCAACGCGCTGGTCGACGACGACGGCGACTTCCTACCGCACCTCTTGCCCGTCGACGCGACGCTGCACTGGGCCGATCCCGGCGGGCACGGCCATCACGTCGACGCCGACGCGGTGCGCTACACGGGCCCGGTGCCGACGGTCACGCACGTCCACGGCGCGCACTCGTTCGATCACAGCGACGGTCATCCCGAGGCGTGGTTCCTGCCCGACGCGCGCGACATCCCCGAGGGCTTCCGTCGACGCGGACCGACGTATCGCACGCAGGGCGACGCGGGCGAGGGCGCAGCGGTGTTCGAGTATCCGCACGACGAGCCGGCGACCACGCTCTGGTACCACGATCACTCGCTCGGCATGACGCGCGTCAACGTGTACGCCGGGCTCGCGGGCATGTGGATCCTGCGCGACGACGTCGAGGACGCGCTCGGTCTGCCCGGGCCCGCGCCGCGCATCGGTGATGCGGAGGGCACGCGCTACTTCGAGATCCCGCTCGTCATCCAGGATCGCAGCTTCACGAACGAAGGCGCGCTCGCGTACCCGACGTCGCGCACCGAGTTCGGCGACTACGACGGTCCGTACGCGCCCGACTCCGACGTGCCGCCGATCTGGAACCCCGAGGTGTTCGGCGACGTGATGGTCGTCAACGGCGCCGCGTGGCCGTACCTCGAGGTCGAGCCGCGCCTCTATCGCTTCCGGATCCTGAACGCGTCGGACTCGCGCACGTTGATCCTCCACTTCAGCGACGATCGCGCGCGCTTCGTGCAAATCGGCGGCGACGGTGGGCTGCTCTCGGAAGCGCCGGTGACGCACGAGGAGCTCGTGGTCGGACCGGCCGAGCGCTACGACGTGCTGGTCGATCTCTCGCGCTTCGCGGAGGGAGACACGATCACGCTGCTCAACCGCGGGCCCGACGAGGCGTGGGGCGGTCCGCACGCGATGCCGCCCCAGGATCCCGCGGATCCGACGACGACCGGGCGCGTGATGCAGCTGCGCGTGATCGCGCGCAGCGACGCAGGGACCGAGGGCGCGGTGCCGGACACGCTGCCGGTGTCCGAGGTGCCGACGACGGCGCTCGCGCCGCGCGACCTCGTGCTGATCGAGGAGGACGTCGAGGGCACGGACGCGCCGCTCCACGTGATGCTCGGGACGCTCGAGGAAGGCGCGCTGATGTGGGACGCGCCGGCGACCGAGGTCGTGCAGCTCGGCGACACGGAGGTCTGGCGCGTCGCGAACACCACCGACGACGCGCACCCGATCCACCTGCACCTCGTGCAATTCCGTGTGCTCGATCGCATCCCGTTCGACGCCGACGCGTTCTCCACCGCGCAGGAGCGATGGCTCGACGGCGAGGGCGCGCAGCCGGTCCTCGAGGACTTCGTGACCGGCGCGGCGATCCCCGCGTTGCCGCAGGAGCGAGGGCCGAAGGACACGGTGATGGTCTGGCCGGGCACGATCACGCGCTTCGTCGCGACGTTCGATCGCGCGGGCGAGTACGTGTGGCACTGCCACATCCTCGAGCACGAGGACAACGACATGATGCGCCCGCTCGTGATCACCCCGTGA
- a CDS encoding LamG-like jellyroll fold domain-containing protein — protein MLRSSQALAMVLLLGCGRVGYDPGSSDGGSADLDAAAQVDECAARHAGARVCSGFEGDVGTYWSLTTRDGGTIATTTTVAHRGARALRAEVGGSGSTAFAHHRFVPIASGDLWLRAFVRVPAPSGSVGVNLLAVEHEGSDVFGIDVNVGVDGRLLVYGVEAGTFDAPDDVRLRADEWACVELRIGVSDADGELELFVDGARAVSATGIDSYPEGDYDRLLVGVAWSDASQAPFEVLIDDVVLDVQPIGCD, from the coding sequence ATGCTGCGGAGCTCGCAGGCGCTCGCGATGGTGCTGCTCCTGGGGTGCGGCCGCGTCGGCTACGACCCGGGATCGAGCGACGGAGGCAGCGCGGACCTCGACGCCGCGGCGCAGGTCGACGAGTGCGCGGCGCGACACGCAGGCGCGCGCGTGTGCTCGGGCTTCGAGGGCGACGTCGGCACGTACTGGTCGCTCACCACGCGCGACGGCGGGACGATCGCGACGACGACGACGGTCGCGCACCGCGGCGCGCGCGCGCTCCGCGCCGAGGTGGGCGGCAGCGGGTCCACGGCGTTCGCGCACCATCGGTTCGTGCCGATCGCGTCGGGTGATCTGTGGCTGCGCGCCTTCGTGCGCGTGCCCGCGCCGAGCGGCAGCGTCGGCGTGAACCTGCTCGCGGTCGAGCACGAGGGCAGCGACGTGTTCGGGATCGACGTGAACGTCGGCGTCGACGGACGCCTGCTCGTGTACGGCGTCGAGGCCGGCACGTTCGACGCGCCCGACGACGTGCGGCTGCGCGCGGACGAGTGGGCGTGCGTGGAGCTGCGGATCGGCGTGTCGGACGCGGACGGCGAGCTCGAGCTCTTCGTCGACGGAGCGCGCGCGGTGTCGGCGACCGGGATCGACTCGTACCCCGAGGGCGACTACGACCGGCTCCTCGTGGGCGTCGCGTGGTCCGACGCGAGCCAGGCGCCCTTCGAGGTGCTGATCGACGACGTGGTGCTCGACGTGCAACCCATTGGTTGCGATTAG
- a CDS encoding serine/threonine-protein kinase gives MSSVAHEAYGDLKPGERIGDRWIVREPIGSGGHATVYRAEHVELGHSVAIKVLHLDRCGSAADEMLGRFRREARIAARIQHRNVVRVFDWGELDSGWPYFVMQLVPGEDLQALIDREGALPIAAAVDVGLQALAGLGALAELGVVHRDVKPGNVMIETRPSGARIARMVDLGIASTCDHVAGPRFTLEGTVLGTPEYMSPEQIRGMELDHRADVYSLGVVLYEALTGVLPFHGKGPCATLAMALTQEPARVIEMRPDCPPEIDAIVMRALEKDREARFDSARAMASALAEAADACGLPRGVDAWRAADALESDVVGIHAEVIAADEALAPHASRPAKRPAARARHGAVRPLPRVDPAAARALDDSTRFLREGPTSTTVRLKARARAPLGALRALIAVVALGVATALGVRAATGAVMADLPDTTTDALQTHIVPAQPPHAP, from the coding sequence ATGTCCAGCGTGGCTCACGAGGCGTACGGGGACCTCAAGCCCGGCGAGCGCATCGGCGATCGATGGATCGTCCGCGAGCCGATCGGCAGCGGGGGCCACGCCACGGTGTACCGAGCCGAGCACGTCGAGCTCGGCCACTCGGTCGCGATCAAGGTGCTGCACCTCGATCGCTGCGGGAGCGCCGCCGACGAGATGCTCGGGCGCTTCCGTCGCGAGGCGCGCATCGCGGCGCGCATCCAGCACCGCAACGTGGTGCGGGTGTTCGACTGGGGCGAGCTCGACAGCGGGTGGCCCTACTTCGTGATGCAGCTCGTGCCGGGCGAGGACCTGCAGGCGCTGATCGATCGCGAGGGCGCGCTGCCGATCGCGGCCGCGGTCGACGTCGGTCTGCAGGCGCTCGCGGGGCTCGGCGCGCTCGCGGAGCTCGGTGTCGTCCACCGCGACGTGAAGCCGGGGAACGTGATGATCGAGACGCGCCCGAGCGGCGCGCGGATCGCGCGCATGGTCGACCTCGGGATCGCGTCGACCTGCGATCACGTCGCAGGCCCGCGCTTCACGCTCGAGGGCACGGTGCTCGGGACGCCCGAGTACATGTCGCCCGAGCAGATCCGCGGCATGGAGCTCGATCACCGCGCCGACGTGTACTCGCTCGGCGTGGTGCTCTACGAGGCGCTCACGGGCGTGCTCCCGTTCCATGGCAAGGGCCCGTGCGCGACGCTCGCGATGGCGCTGACGCAGGAGCCCGCGCGTGTGATCGAGATGCGCCCCGACTGTCCGCCGGAGATCGACGCGATCGTCATGCGCGCGCTCGAGAAGGATCGCGAGGCGCGCTTCGACAGCGCGCGTGCGATGGCGAGCGCGCTCGCGGAGGCGGCGGACGCGTGCGGTCTTCCGCGCGGCGTCGACGCATGGCGCGCGGCCGACGCGCTCGAGAGCGACGTCGTCGGGATCCACGCCGAGGTGATCGCGGCGGACGAGGCGCTCGCGCCGCACGCGTCGAGGCCCGCGAAGCGGCCGGCGGCGCGCGCACGTCACGGCGCGGTGCGCCCGCTGCCGCGCGTCGATCCCGCGGCCGCGCGCGCGCTCGACGACTCGACGCGCTTCCTCCGCGAAGGGCCGACGAGCACGACGGTGCGTCTCAAGGCGCGCGCGCGTGCCCCGCTCGGTGCGCTCCGCGCGCTCATCGCGGTGGTCGCGCTCGGAGTCGCGACGGCGCTCGGCGTGCGCGCCGCGACCGGTGCGGTGATGGCGGACCTCCCGGACACGACGACCGACGCGCTGCAGACGCACATCGTGCCCGCGCAACCGCCGCACGCGCCCTGA